The following are encoded together in the Anoplopoma fimbria isolate UVic2021 breed Golden Eagle Sablefish chromosome 13, Afim_UVic_2022, whole genome shotgun sequence genome:
- the foxb2 gene encoding forkhead box protein B2, whose translation MPRPGKNSYSDQKPPYSYISLTAMAIQNSSEKMLPLSDIYKFIMDRFPYYRENTQRWQNSLRHNLSFNDCFIKIPRRPDQPGKGSFWALHPDCGDMFENGSFLRRRKRFKVLRAEHMACKSSPMMHYFHHHHHHHPVSKLGTASGHQDQSAGPASAVARLPPFQGYGGICSQSGGFKHPFAIENIIGRDYKGVMASGLPLTSVMHHLGYPVTSQLSSVVNSMWPHVGMLSESMGGVHVPASSEYAPFGVSAKGLYHSANGQTLPIKPTPSLGSVPSLAGLQSGPAQLCSPVSLMEKSDLLEGKGNPLHPALLLS comes from the coding sequence ATGCCTCGTCCGGGGAAGAACTCTTACAGCGACCAGAAGCCTCCATATTCCTACATATCCCTGACAGCGATGGCTATCCAGAACTCATCCGAAAAGATGCTGCCTCTGAGTGACATTTATAAGTTCATCATGGACCGGTTTCCGTATTACCGGGAGAATACCCAACGATGGCAGAATTCCCTGCGACACAACCTCTCTTTTAACGACTGTTTCATCAAGATCCCTCGACGGCCTGATCAGCCTGGGAAAGGCAGCTTTTGGGCTCTGCACCCGGACTGCGGGGACATGTTTGAGAACGGCAGCTTCCTGAGGAGACGGAAACGCTTCAAGGTGCTGCGAGCTGAGCACATGGCCTGCAAGAGCTCTCCGATGATGCATTacttccaccaccaccaccaccaccacccggTTAGCAAGCTGGGCACAGCATCCGGCCACCAAGACCAGTCAGCCGGCCCTGCAAGCGCCGTGGCTCGGCTCCCTCCCTTCCAGGGTTACGGGGGCATTTGCTCACAGTCCGGCGGGTTTAAACACCCATTTGCCATCGAGAATATCATAGGACGGGACTACAAGGGTGTGATGGCCAGCGGGCTCCCACTCACCTCCGTCATGCACCACCTGGGTTACCCGGTGACCTCGCAGCTCAGCAGCGTGGTCAACTCCATGTGGCCTCACGTCGGGATGCTGTCGGAGTCCATGGGTGGCGTGCACGTCCCCGCGTCATCCGAGTACGCGCCTTTCGGGGTGTCAGCAAAGGGCCTGTACCACAGTGCCAATGGGCAAACCCTGCCAATCAAACCGACcccatctctgggttctgtgcCCAGTTTGGCTGGGCTTCAGTCCGGCCCGGCCCAGCTCTGCTCACCGGTGTCACTGATGGAGAAGAGCGATCTGCTGGAGGGGAAAGGCAACCCTCTACACCCGGCTCTCCTGCTGTCCTAA
- the LOC129101838 gene encoding C2 calcium-dependent domain-containing protein 4C, with protein sequence MWVFEKIRESMENIPLELSRYLAKSEEDIFPSSKASLSYYLHNNILTPDKIPEFCLPPKLCKRSPLLEAETVSPYLHLQYHMPKSSTSYVKTKDVKMKNGDASMAWKATKKPLPFSAEAYGLAGIYESPNTRRKESLFHSKCPLYIFDRSLPTAAPRLAKVTNLPKKTLSGFFPLFSSKSLSDTGSTGSETPSSSDSSPLSSPYSAKSSLYFPPGSSRLKGATSCPSLNDRRVDRGRWKRGGLSLTNSPSSPPSLKGSSDSLAPPVLLPLDVLQCQEGLQHEHVLPLQGRGKVRVFAEHSTFSTNTFPSLSTVRVRVVSVEGLWEDTDRRTLNCAVNLCLTPGKLQQQTSATIRNSSSPVFNEEFFFTELSREDLLELQLRLKVVYKPAAVTLRRETVIGETTKPLSQLLSLKKG encoded by the coding sequence ATGTGGGTGTTTGAGAAGATCAGGGAGAGCATGGAGAACATTCCTCTAGAGCTGAGTCGTTACCTGGCTAAGAGTGAGGAGGATATCTTTCCGTCTTCTAAGGCCAGTCTCTCTTACTATCTGCACAACAACATCCTCACCCCAGACAAGATCCCAGAGTTCTGCCTGCCCCCCAAGCTTTGCAAGAGAAGCCCGCTGCTGGAAGCTGAGACAGTGTCACCTTACCTGCATCTTCAGTACCATATGCCCAAGAGCAGCACTTCGTATGTAAAGACAAAGGACGTGAAGATGAAGAATGGTGATGCATCAATGGCTTGGAAAGCTACAAAGAAACCTTTGCCATTCTCTGCAGAGGCGTATGGCCTGGCTGGGATATATGAGAGCCCGAACACTCGAAGGAAAGAGTCTTTGTTCCACTCAAAGTGTCCTCTTTACATATTTGATAGAAGCCTTCCTACTGCGGCACCCAGGCTGGCAAAGGTGACAAACCTGCCCAAGAAAACATTATCTGGgtttttccctttgttttcatCCAAAAGCCTGTCAGACACAGGAAGCACAGGAAGTGAAACACCTTCTTCCAGTGACTCCTCTCCCCTCAGTTCCCCTTATAGTGCTAAATCCTCCCTCTACTTCCCACCAGGCAGTAGCCGTCTTAAAGGAGCAACATCCTGTCCCTCATTAAATGACAGAAGGGTGGACAGAGGGAGGTGGAAGAGGGGGGGGTTAAGTTTAACAAACTCGCCCAGTAGCCCTCCAAGCTTAAAGGGAAGCTCAGACAGCTTAGCCCCACCTGTCCTCCTCCCATTGGATGTTCTGCAGTGCCAGGAGGGACTTCAGCATGAGCATGTCCTCCCTTTGCAGGGCCGGGGTAAAGTCCGCGTCTTCGCTGAACACAGCACATTCTCCACCAACACCTTCCCATCACTTTCCACAGTCAGAGTCCGTGTGGTGTCTGTGGAAGGTCTCTGGGAAGATACTGACCGACGAACCCTGAACTGTGCAGTTAATCTGTGTCTGACCCCGGGGAAACTGCAGCAACAGACGAGCGCCACCATCAGGAACTCCAGCAGCCCTGTGTTTAATGAAGAGTTCTTCTTTACTGAGCTCAGTAGGGAGGATCTGCTGGAACTGCAGCTCAGGTTAAAAGTGGTGTATAAACCTGCAGCTGTAACATtgaggagagagacagtgatTGGAGAGACCACCAAACCACTGTCTCAGTTACTTTCTCTTAAAAAAGGGTAG